In Deltaproteobacteria bacterium, a genomic segment contains:
- a CDS encoding 50S ribosomal protein L28, translating into MARVCDICGKRPMVGNNVSHAHNKTKRRWLPNLQTVRHQENGQVRRIKVCTQCLKAGRVRKPSPRPKLEVESTA; encoded by the coding sequence ATGGCTCGTGTATGTGACATCTGTGGAAAAAGACCCATGGTAGGCAATAATGTCTCTCATGCCCACAATAAAACCAAAAGGCGATGGCTGCCTAATCTTCAAACTGTGCGCCATCAGGAAAACGGACAGGTACGCCGGATCAAAGTCTGCACTCAATGCCTGAAAGCCGGGCGGGTCAGGAAACCAAGCCCCAGGCCTAAACTGGAAGTAGAATCCACGGCCTGA
- a CDS encoding DegT/DnrJ/EryC1/StrS family aminotransferase, with the protein MSIAFIDLKKQFSVLEKEMRLAIDRVLDHAQFIMGPEVAQLERELARYTGVKHAIGCSSGTDALLLPLMAYDVGPGDAIFTAPFTFIATAEVISFLGATPIFVDINPKTFNIDPELLEAAVTQVSREGFLRPRGIIPVDLFGLPADYDPITTTAQEHDLFVLEDAAQAFGSTYHNRQAGSLGDVGSTSFFPAKPLGCYGDGGAIFTNNDSLAEKMRSILVHGKGANKYDNVRIGLNGRLDTIQAAVLLVKLAAFPKELKERERVASRYTQGIKGYLETPMIPDGLTSSWAQYSVLSDHREVLQTALKEAGIPTAIYYPKPLHLQQAFTKLGHRAGDFPISESVSQRVFSLPMHPYLTDEHVDLIISQILTVFENQNIGNLAGR; encoded by the coding sequence ATGAGTATCGCTTTTATTGATTTGAAGAAACAGTTCAGTGTTCTGGAAAAAGAGATGCGGTTGGCTATTGACCGTGTACTTGACCATGCGCAGTTCATCATGGGGCCGGAGGTAGCCCAGTTAGAACGGGAGCTGGCTCGTTATACCGGAGTTAAACATGCCATCGGCTGCTCAAGCGGCACCGACGCTTTGCTTTTGCCTCTTATGGCCTATGACGTAGGACCAGGGGATGCGATCTTCACCGCGCCATTTACCTTTATCGCCACGGCGGAAGTCATTTCCTTTTTGGGCGCTACGCCGATTTTTGTGGATATTAACCCCAAGACCTTTAATATTGACCCTGAGTTGCTTGAAGCGGCAGTGACGCAAGTGAGCCGGGAAGGCTTTCTTCGCCCCAGGGGAATCATTCCGGTGGATCTTTTTGGCCTTCCGGCTGATTACGATCCCATCACGACGACAGCCCAAGAACACGATCTTTTCGTGCTGGAGGACGCGGCCCAGGCCTTTGGAAGCACTTACCATAATCGTCAGGCTGGCAGCCTGGGTGATGTGGGCTCAACGAGTTTCTTTCCGGCTAAACCGCTGGGCTGCTATGGCGACGGGGGCGCCATTTTTACTAACAACGATTCATTGGCCGAAAAGATGCGCTCGATCCTTGTCCATGGCAAGGGCGCCAATAAATATGACAACGTGCGCATCGGCCTTAACGGCCGCCTCGATACAATCCAGGCCGCGGTCTTACTGGTCAAACTGGCAGCCTTTCCAAAAGAACTTAAAGAAAGAGAGCGTGTAGCCTCGCGCTACACCCAGGGTATAAAAGGTTATCTGGAAACTCCAATGATCCCTGACGGTCTAACCAGCTCCTGGGCGCAGTACTCGGTCCTTTCTGATCATCGTGAGGTTCTGCAAACCGCGTTAAAAGAAGCGGGAATACCCACGGCCATCTACTATCCGAAGCCTCTGCATCTGCAGCAGGCTTTTACCAAGCTCGGTCATCGTGCAGGAGACTTCCCGATCTCCGAGTCTGTCTCGCAGCGTGTTTTCAGCCTGCCGATGCATCCTTATCTGACTGATGAACACGTTGATTTAATCATAAGCCAAATTCTCACCGTTTTTGAAAACCAAAATATAGGGAACCTAGCTGGCCGATAA
- a CDS encoding STAS domain-containing protein: MIVIEKLEDYTLIRPDFDLVSDNLNEIKNTIFDLAGKGSYQIILELPAGRIIDPMGIGVILACLKTLKVYGGNLMIRTDDSNIISLFHILKLDHILAPL, translated from the coding sequence ATGATCGTCATTGAAAAACTAGAGGACTACACACTCATTCGGCCGGATTTCGATCTGGTGAGCGACAATTTAAACGAGATAAAGAACACTATCTTTGATTTGGCGGGTAAAGGCAGCTATCAAATTATATTGGAACTACCGGCCGGCCGGATCATTGACCCTATGGGCATCGGTGTGATCCTGGCCTGTCTCAAGACCCTTAAGGTATATGGAGGCAATCTGATGATTAGAACTGATGACTCGAATATCATCAGCCTGTTTCATATTCTCAAACTGGACCACATCCTGGCGCCATTATAA
- a CDS encoding B12-binding domain-containing radical SAM protein — translation MNYNHEPDGFHYQGFIIRPPSEAYSILIQATIGCSHNKCTFCGTYKNKRFSIKPNEIILQDLAFAQKYCQHQDRVFLMDGDALIIPQKRLTWLLDQIREKLPWVKRVGLYANRKSVSTKSDQDLAELKAKGLGIVYYGVESGDDEVLKTICKNATSSSLVLEGRRLMEVGIKLSVTVLLGIAGRDRSQEHARATGSLLSRLDPDFVGALTVAVIPGTPLAEDMAAGRWTLLEPQEVLIELREMIAATDLSHGMFLSNHASNYLPLKIPYPNGKEEALQVIDAALAGKVPLRPEWLRAL, via the coding sequence ATGAACTACAATCATGAACCAGACGGTTTTCATTACCAAGGCTTCATCATTCGACCCCCAAGCGAGGCTTATAGTATCCTCATCCAGGCCACGATTGGCTGCTCGCATAATAAATGCACCTTTTGTGGCACCTATAAAAATAAGCGCTTTTCCATTAAACCAAATGAAATCATCCTTCAAGACCTGGCTTTTGCACAAAAATATTGTCAACACCAGGACCGGGTTTTTCTCATGGATGGAGACGCCCTCATCATTCCCCAGAAGAGACTGACCTGGCTCCTGGACCAGATCCGCGAAAAACTCCCCTGGGTCAAGCGGGTTGGATTATACGCCAACCGTAAGAGTGTCAGCACAAAATCCGACCAAGACCTGGCCGAACTCAAGGCCAAAGGACTGGGTATTGTTTATTACGGTGTGGAAAGTGGAGATGATGAGGTACTCAAAACCATTTGCAAAAATGCGACCAGCAGCAGTCTAGTCCTTGAGGGAAGGCGTCTCATGGAAGTTGGAATCAAGTTATCCGTGACAGTACTTCTTGGAATCGCAGGTCGTGATCGTTCTCAGGAACACGCCCGAGCCACAGGCAGCCTGCTCTCCCGCCTCGATCCGGATTTTGTTGGCGCGCTGACCGTAGCCGTTATCCCTGGCACTCCACTGGCAGAAGACATGGCCGCTGGCAGATGGACGCTTCTTGAACCACAGGAAGTATTAATAGAACTAAGAGAAATGATCGCTGCGACTGATTTATCGCATGGAATGTTCCTCTCGAACCACGCCTCCAATTATCTTCCCCTAAAAATCCCTTACCCTAATGGTAAAGAAGAAGCCCTCCAGGTCATTGATGCGGCTTTGGCTGGGAAGGTTCCTCTTCGACCGGAATGGCTCCGAGCCTTATAA
- a CDS encoding Gfo/Idh/MocA family oxidoreductase: MDSKSSKVAVIGTGYWGKNLVRNFNDLGMLQAICDTDSATLSQFSKTYPHVMAVLNPVEILNNSQINAVAIATPAETHANLVRECLLAGKDVYVEKPLCLSEDEGEELNRLAAEKDRILMVGHLLWYHPAILTLKEMINKGELGKILYIYSNRLNLGKLRREENVLWSFAPHDISVILGLLSEMPERIIAQGANYLHQKIADVTISALDFPSGVQAHLFVSWLHPVKEQKLVVVGQEKMAVFDDTAPWKEKLSLFPHTITWEERIPVAHKADAELVEVQEDEPLRLECQHFRECIQTRQTPRTDGEEALRVLKVLKACQAALESGEPVTLDQKGREKKADYFVHETAVIDPDVEIGRGCKIWHFSHILPGSRLGDRVNVGQNAVIGPNVTIGSGCKIQNNVSIYESVTLEDDVFCGPSMVFTNVINPRAHISRKHEFKPTLVKRGATIGANATIVCGHTLGKYCMVGAGSIVTKDVPDFALFLGNPAEQKGWMCACGERLPENLICPACDSVYQLNEEVLEPKA; the protein is encoded by the coding sequence GTGGATAGTAAATCTTCTAAAGTGGCAGTTATCGGGACTGGGTATTGGGGTAAGAATCTTGTCCGTAACTTTAATGATCTTGGGATGTTGCAAGCGATCTGTGACACCGATAGCGCAACCCTCTCCCAATTTTCAAAAACCTATCCCCACGTCATGGCCGTTTTAAATCCTGTGGAGATTCTGAATAACTCCCAGATAAACGCGGTAGCCATCGCTACACCTGCTGAAACTCACGCCAACCTCGTCCGCGAGTGTCTCCTAGCCGGGAAAGACGTGTATGTCGAGAAACCTCTTTGTCTTTCTGAAGATGAAGGTGAAGAATTGAACCGTCTGGCTGCTGAGAAGGACAGGATCCTTATGGTCGGGCACCTCCTCTGGTATCATCCAGCAATCCTTACCCTGAAGGAGATGATTAACAAGGGAGAGTTGGGTAAAATACTTTATATCTATTCCAACCGCCTGAACCTGGGGAAGCTCAGACGTGAAGAAAATGTCCTCTGGTCATTTGCTCCTCACGATATATCCGTCATCCTGGGATTGTTAAGTGAGATGCCTGAGCGGATTATAGCGCAGGGTGCGAACTACCTTCATCAAAAGATCGCCGATGTAACGATCAGTGCCTTGGATTTCCCGAGCGGGGTTCAAGCTCACCTTTTTGTCTCCTGGCTTCATCCTGTTAAAGAACAGAAACTGGTGGTTGTCGGTCAGGAGAAGATGGCCGTATTTGATGATACGGCGCCCTGGAAGGAGAAGCTGTCGCTTTTCCCTCATACGATCACCTGGGAAGAGAGGATCCCGGTGGCGCATAAGGCGGACGCTGAGCTGGTCGAGGTTCAGGAAGATGAACCTCTTCGGCTTGAATGTCAGCACTTTAGGGAATGTATTCAGACGCGCCAAACTCCCCGCACGGACGGTGAGGAGGCCCTACGTGTATTAAAGGTCCTGAAGGCGTGCCAGGCGGCCTTGGAGTCTGGTGAACCGGTGACGCTTGACCAGAAAGGCCGGGAGAAAAAAGCTGATTATTTTGTTCATGAAACCGCTGTAATAGACCCTGATGTTGAAATCGGCCGCGGCTGTAAGATCTGGCACTTCAGTCATATCCTGCCTGGCTCCCGTCTCGGAGATCGAGTCAATGTCGGTCAGAACGCTGTCATCGGACCTAACGTCACTATTGGCTCTGGCTGTAAAATTCAGAACAATGTCTCCATTTATGAAAGTGTAACTCTTGAAGACGATGTCTTCTGCGGGCCGAGCATGGTTTTTACGAACGTGATAAATCCCCGGGCCCATATATCTCGAAAACATGAATTCAAGCCGACTTTAGTCAAGCGCGGGGCGACTATTGGCGCCAATGCGACGATTGTATGCGGCCACACCCTCGGAAAGTATTGTATGGTTGGCGCAGGGTCAATAGTGACTAAAGATGTGCCTGATTTCGCTCTCTTTCTGGGCAACCCGGCTGAACAAAAAGGCTGGATGTGCGCCTGCGGGGAACGGTTGCCAGAAAACCTCATCTGTCCTGCCTGTGATTCGGTTTACCAGCTGAATGAAGAGGTACTGGAACCAAAAGCCTAG
- a CDS encoding HAD-IIB family hydrolase: MANLLIFTDLDGTLLDHHTYAWDLVRPALKRIKQTQTPLIMVSSKTRLEIETLRQELANSDPFISENGGAIFIPNDYDLSLPSGAVKSGDYHVMALGLSTGKLTQKFDLFSEQFPVKALSRIDVTEVAALTGLSLDQARAAQAREYDEAFILTDKGISEETMTAAAYDLGLQLTRGGRFYHLTGGNDKGHAVHILTDLYRQKQPDLITIGLGDSSNDASLLAAVDRPFLVARPDGSHISMELPGLTRVALAGPAGFNQTIMELLG, from the coding sequence ATGGCTAACCTGTTGATTTTTACTGATTTAGACGGTACGCTCCTGGATCATCATACCTATGCCTGGGACTTGGTCCGGCCGGCCTTAAAACGAATTAAGCAAACCCAGACGCCCCTGATTATGGTCTCTTCAAAAACCCGTCTGGAAATTGAGACCCTGCGCCAGGAATTGGCAAATAGCGATCCTTTTATTTCGGAAAATGGGGGGGCGATATTCATCCCGAATGATTATGACCTTTCGCTGCCTTCAGGCGCGGTCAAAAGCGGCGATTACCATGTCATGGCTTTAGGCTTGTCCACAGGAAAGCTGACACAAAAATTTGATCTTTTTTCAGAACAGTTTCCAGTTAAGGCCCTTTCGCGAATAGATGTCACCGAGGTGGCTGCTTTAACCGGGTTGAGTTTGGACCAGGCCAGGGCGGCTCAAGCGCGTGAATACGACGAGGCCTTTATTTTGACTGATAAAGGGATTTCTGAAGAAACCATGACCGCCGCCGCGTATGACCTGGGCTTACAGCTCACCCGGGGGGGGCGGTTTTATCATCTTACTGGCGGAAACGATAAGGGGCATGCGGTGCATATACTGACCGATTTGTATCGGCAGAAACAACCCGATCTAATAACCATTGGCCTTGGAGATTCGTCCAATGACGCTTCCCTGCTGGCAGCAGTAGACAGGCCATTTTTAGTAGCGCGGCCTGATGGCTCGCATATTTCCATGGAATTGCCAGGTCTGACCCGGGTAGCCTTGGCTGGTCCGGCAGGTTTCAACCAAACCATCATGGAGTTGCTTGGCTGA
- the ltaE gene encoding low-specificity L-threonine aldolase: MPSPVDLRSDTVTKPTPEMREVMAKAPVGDDVFGEDPSINALQEKAADLLGLEAALFVPSGTMANQIAIKVLTRPGDEVILEVGSHPFNFESGAAAVISSVQLRTLTGKRGLLEPEQFERAIRPDDIHYTPTRAFCLENTHNRGGGSIYPFEMVAAVRKLADAHGIVMHLDGARIFNACVATGLKPADYAQYFETVAFCLSKGLGAPVGSIIAGDKAIIKEALRWRKVFGGAMRQAGILAAAGIYALDHNVDRLAEDHANARFLAQRLAELDGIEIDPAEVETNIIIFKITHPRLNAPELTERLKAREVLVLPVSPDSIRAVTHLNVDRKGVERALETIKMVIKES, translated from the coding sequence ATGCCATCCCCGGTTGATTTACGCAGCGACACAGTAACCAAGCCCACACCTGAAATGCGCGAGGTCATGGCCAAGGCGCCGGTGGGAGATGATGTTTTTGGTGAAGACCCCAGCATCAACGCCCTCCAGGAGAAGGCGGCCGATCTGCTGGGGCTTGAAGCGGCCTTGTTTGTGCCTTCTGGCACCATGGCCAATCAGATTGCGATCAAGGTGCTGACTCGGCCGGGAGATGAGGTGATCCTTGAGGTCGGATCTCATCCATTTAATTTTGAAAGCGGAGCCGCCGCGGTGATTAGCTCTGTTCAGCTCCGGACGTTGACCGGAAAACGGGGATTATTAGAGCCCGAGCAGTTTGAGAGAGCTATTCGACCGGATGATATTCACTACACGCCCACGCGGGCCTTCTGCCTGGAAAACACCCATAATCGAGGCGGAGGCTCGATCTATCCTTTTGAAATGGTGGCCGCCGTCAGAAAGCTAGCCGATGCGCATGGCATAGTCATGCACCTGGATGGCGCCAGGATTTTTAATGCTTGTGTGGCCACCGGGCTTAAACCGGCTGATTACGCTCAGTACTTTGAAACCGTTGCTTTTTGTTTATCCAAAGGCCTGGGTGCGCCAGTAGGGTCAATAATTGCTGGAGATAAGGCCATCATTAAGGAGGCCTTACGATGGCGCAAAGTTTTCGGTGGAGCTATGCGCCAGGCTGGTATTTTAGCGGCAGCCGGAATTTACGCCCTGGATCATAATGTGGACCGGCTGGCTGAAGATCACGCCAATGCCAGGTTTTTAGCTCAGAGGCTGGCTGAACTGGATGGCATTGAGATTGACCCGGCTGAAGTGGAAACGAATATTATTATTTTCAAGATTACTCACCCCAGATTAAACGCGCCTGAGCTTACTGAGCGGCTTAAGGCTCGTGAGGTTCTTGTCCTGCCCGTAAGCCCGGACAGCATCAGGGCTGTGACTCACCTGAACGTTGACCGGAAGGGCGTTGAACGAGCACTCGAAACGATAAAAATGGTTATAAAGGAATCTTAA
- a CDS encoding response regulator — MENKGGKKTAKSSFEIVGHDTDVAHTFFSLEPSQGNRILVVEDEIAIRKMIEEYLLRGGYQVRSAADGVEAKEIISQEEFDLIITDLFMPRMDGFALMRVTANIQPLTPIIILSGQGTFETAIRAIHMGAYDFVTKPVIDFKAFKICIDRALESKGLRAFQKKYLFNLEKLIAQQTQELIDKNMMLQDYADQLEVVSISIISSLQVALEEKDKYTAGHSQRVTNYSRKIGRKLDLRDKEIWNLSTAAQLHDIGKLMIDLSFMNRPGPLSDEEWKMMKRHPVIADRILAPLPFLDDVRPIIRHHHERLDGSGYPDGLVGDEIDQLTQILAVADSFDAMTSHRSYRARLQKEEAVAELKRCAGILFQPEVIQGLVAIFADQTDYFAG, encoded by the coding sequence ATGGAGAATAAGGGGGGAAAAAAAACAGCTAAATCATCATTCGAAATAGTTGGTCATGATACTGACGTGGCACATACTTTTTTTTCGCTTGAACCCTCCCAAGGCAATCGAATCCTGGTCGTGGAGGATGAAATCGCTATCAGAAAAATGATCGAAGAATATCTGTTAAGAGGTGGATATCAGGTCAGGAGCGCGGCCGATGGGGTTGAGGCTAAAGAGATTATATCTCAAGAAGAATTCGATCTGATCATCACCGATCTATTTATGCCGCGGATGGACGGTTTTGCTTTAATGCGCGTCACCGCGAACATTCAGCCCCTGACACCGATAATTATTCTTTCCGGTCAAGGAACCTTTGAGACCGCAATTCGCGCCATCCATATGGGGGCCTATGACTTTGTGACCAAGCCGGTCATAGATTTTAAGGCCTTCAAGATCTGTATAGATCGAGCCCTGGAGAGTAAAGGCCTTCGGGCATTCCAAAAAAAATATCTGTTCAATCTCGAAAAACTGATTGCGCAGCAGACTCAAGAACTTATTGACAAGAACATGATGCTTCAAGATTACGCGGATCAACTTGAGGTGGTTTCAATATCCATTATTAGCTCCTTGCAGGTGGCCCTTGAAGAAAAGGATAAATATACCGCCGGTCATTCGCAGCGTGTCACCAACTATTCCCGGAAAATCGGGCGAAAGCTGGACTTGAGAGATAAAGAAATCTGGAATCTTTCCACCGCCGCTCAGCTCCACGACATAGGCAAGTTAATGATAGACTTAAGCTTTATGAACAGACCCGGGCCGCTCTCTGACGAAGAATGGAAGATGATGAAGAGGCATCCGGTTATAGCCGATCGCATTTTAGCCCCATTGCCTTTCCTGGATGATGTTCGGCCCATCATCCGTCATCACCACGAGCGTCTTGACGGCTCTGGATATCCAGATGGCCTTGTCGGGGACGAAATAGACCAACTAACTCAGATACTGGCTGTGGCTGATTCGTTTGACGCCATGACTTCCCACCGCAGTTATCGAGCACGCTTGCAAAAGGAGGAGGCCGTGGCTGAATTGAAAAGATGTGCCGGGATACTCTTTCAGCCTGAAGTTATACAAGGGCTGGTCGCTATATTTGCTGACCAGACGGACTATTTTGCAGGCTGA
- the mutM gene encoding DNA-formamidopyrimidine glycosylase, with protein MPELPEVETIVRELQALIVGRRVDRVRVRLNKIVKTGPRRLARLLKGARVLDAHRRGKFIILEFDEERYLVIHLKMTGQFLWQEDLKDHPKHVHVIIGFEDGGELLYRDMRQFGYFLGLSASEYAAWQKEVSLGPDPFEIGSREFARRLQTRRGRIKPLLLNQFFISGLGNIYVDEALFATGIHPLTSAESIGQDLACRLHRRVVRILKKAIELRGSTVVNYRGLKGRSGTYQNKHQVYRRDGQPCLVCNTEIKRIVVGSRGTYFCPHCQPLN; from the coding sequence GTGCCAGAACTTCCAGAAGTAGAAACCATCGTCAGGGAACTCCAGGCGCTCATTGTCGGACGTCGTGTGGACAGAGTCCGTGTCAGATTGAACAAAATCGTTAAGACCGGACCGCGCCGTCTTGCCCGGTTATTAAAAGGAGCCAGAGTACTGGATGCTCATCGGCGAGGCAAGTTTATCATTCTTGAGTTCGATGAGGAGCGGTACCTGGTTATCCATCTGAAGATGACTGGTCAATTTTTATGGCAGGAGGATTTGAAAGACCATCCCAAGCACGTGCATGTGATTATTGGGTTTGAAGATGGGGGGGAGCTTCTCTACCGGGATATGCGCCAGTTTGGGTATTTCCTCGGACTTTCAGCCTCGGAATATGCCGCCTGGCAAAAGGAAGTATCCCTCGGTCCGGACCCTTTTGAGATAGGTTCAAGGGAGTTCGCGCGTCGTCTGCAGACCAGAAGAGGCAGAATAAAACCCTTGCTGCTAAACCAATTTTTCATAAGTGGTTTGGGAAATATTTATGTGGATGAAGCCCTTTTCGCCACAGGTATTCATCCCCTGACATCAGCCGAAAGCATTGGCCAGGATTTGGCTTGCCGCCTGCACCGGCGAGTTGTAAGAATCCTCAAGAAAGCCATTGAATTACGGGGATCAACCGTTGTGAACTACAGGGGCCTTAAAGGCAGAAGCGGAACGTATCAAAATAAACATCAAGTTTATCGCCGGGACGGTCAACCCTGCCTGGTCTGTAATACCGAGATAAAGCGGATTGTGGTGGGCAGCCGAGGCACCTACTTCTGTCCTCACTGTCAACCGTTAAATTGA